The sequence AACGGCGAGCCGTCGAAGGCCGCGAACATCTCCTGCTGCTGGGCGAGCAGGTTGTCGCGCAGGCGGATCTCGGAGAGCAGCGCCTCGGCGAGGTGCTGGATGTCGCGGAGCCGCTCGCGGCCCCACTGGCGGGGTTCGCGGTCGAGCACGCAGACGGTGCCGATGACGGTGTTGGTGTCGTCGACGAGCGGGGCGCCGAGGTAGGCCCGGACACCCAGTTCGTCGACGACCGGGTTCCCCGCGAACCGGGGGTAGGCGAGGATGTCGTCGAGCGCGAGGGGGGAACGCTGCGCGACGACGTGGGGGCAGAAGCCGTGACTCAGCGGCATCTCCCGGGTCGGAAGGTCGAAGGCGATGCCGCGATCGGCCCACGAGGAGCCTTCTTCGGCCACCGCGTCGGTGGAGTTTGGCGGGATGTAGAGCCCCCGGAACATCTGGCGCTCGTCGTTGATGAAGTTGACCATCGCGATGGGGGCGCGGGTGATGCTGGCGGCCAGGTGGGCGAAGCGGTCGAAGGCCTCGTCCGCGGTGGGCTCGTTGAGTCCCAGGCTGCGCAGCCTGCGGGCCCTCTCGGACTCGCCGGCGGCACCCGGGAACTGGCCTTGAGTGCTCATCACATCAGTCATGGCGCACATGTAATCAGACATGCGGCGCCTTACGCGCTCCCGACCCCTCCCCTTACTCACTGCTGATGCTCAGTCAAAGCCGCATGTCGGCGGCGAGGCGGCGGGCGGCCCACCGGCGGGCGGCGGCGGACGGACCGGCGGGCCGCCGGGCGGGAACGGATCGGGAACCGCCGGGCAACGGGCACGGGAAGCGGCGGACAACCGGAACGGGACCCGACGGAAACCCTGGATCCCAAAAGCGGGACAGGTCACTTCCCCGCCTCGCGTCCCTCTAATCCCCGACTGTCCGCGAACGGCCCGAATCGCGCCAATCCAAGATCCACTGTAGAGCGCTTCCGACGCACATATGACAATGAGCCCTGCCGAAAAACGGCGGTCCCCAAGGGCAGCGTGGGCCACCGCCGGCACATCCGCACGCACCGGCTGCAACTCAGGGGCAACCGGCCGCCACCGTCACTCCCCCACCCCTCGGCGGCCGAAGCGGATCGGCTGCACGGACGGAGGCACATCCACCGAACCA comes from Streptomyces sp. TLI_053 and encodes:
- a CDS encoding GAF domain-containing protein, coding for MTDVMSTQGQFPGAAGESERARRLRSLGLNEPTADEAFDRFAHLAASITRAPIAMVNFINDERQMFRGLYIPPNSTDAVAEEGSSWADRGIAFDLPTREMPLSHGFCPHVVAQRSPLALDDILAYPRFAGNPVVDELGVRAYLGAPLVDDTNTVIGTVCVLDREPRQWGRERLRDIQHLAEALLSEIRLRDNLLAQQQEMFAAFDGSPFPIMLTDGPGQEIRYANAQHADTFGAPAAYGAVGLAYPQLGAAGLQQAVSEAYHTGRATVLNEVRVQSLRPEAQRGQQIFSFTCTPLRTARTGQVTGVLTVGMDVTAQSRTEEELGTLAALLVDRLQQNGTAPVGRPGLGAGETGLVLPG